A genome region from Fusarium musae strain F31 chromosome 5, whole genome shotgun sequence includes the following:
- a CDS encoding hypothetical protein (MEROPS:MER0001255), which yields MTQVTPAMLSARASSLSLRQQALSSSATLNNNATAPQKPESKQNSKNFIISDMKGRDTKDNRVCASCITKLAPDEVGQVNWHLEAGQACKLCQVEKMDPECFTKPFCDFLRENPTIFHTVDYFENKLKALGYEQLSPRDNWSGKIQPGGKYWVTRNGSSLIGFKVGKAYKPGDGVAMIGGHIDALSAKLKPVSTKPVKAGYIQLGAAPYAGALNATWWDRDLSIGGRVILDDKETGKKIVKLVKLDWPIARIPTLAPHFGVGMMGNNNAETQAVPIIGLESSQRPSTEALGPAGSFVNTQPPRLVELIAKELNIQSYSSIVNWELELYDSQPAQTGGLDREFIFAGRIDDKLCSWAALTALLASSENSDEGGIKLVALFDDEEVGSLLRQGARGNFLPSVVERTVESLCPDVYGPGLQGQTWSASFLASADVTHAGNPNFLEKYLSEHVPELNVGVAITYDSNAHMTTDSVSASIMERAGELGGCRTQRFQIRSDSRSGGTIGPALSSMIGVRAADVGLPQLSMHSIRATTGALDPGLGVKFFKSFLDNWEKIDAEWH from the coding sequence ATGACTCAGGTTACGCCTGCAATGCTGAGCGCCCGCGCTTCGTCGCTATCATTGCGACAACAAGCGCTATCGTCGTCAGCTACGCTCAACAACAATGCGACAGCGCCCCAAAAGCCCGAATCGAAGCAAAATTCCAAGAACTTTATCATTTCAGATATGAAGGGCCGTGATACAAAGGACAACCGTGTTTGCGCTTCGTGTATTACCAAGCTTGCGCCTGATGAAGTCGGTCAGGTGAACTGGCACCTGGAGGCTGGCCAGGCCTGTAAACTGTGccaggttgagaagatggacCCTGAGTGTTTTACCAAGCCCTTCTGCGACTTTCTTCGGGAGAACCCTACGATTTTCCACACCGTCGATTACTTTGAGAACAAGCTGAAGGCGCTTGGATATGAGCAACTCTCTCCTCGCGATAACTGGTCGGGCAAGATTCAGCCTGGTGGCAAGTACTGGGTCACTCGCAATGGGAGCTCTCTTATCGGTTTCAAAGTTGGTAAAGCATATAAGCCTGGGGATGGTGTTGCTATGATCGGTGGCCACATTGATGCTCTCTCCGCGAAGCTCAAGCCCGTTAGCACAAAGCCTGTTAAAGCCGGATACATTCAGCTGGGAGCTGCACCCTATGCTGGAGCCCTGAATGCAACCTGGTGGGACCGGGATCTCAGCATTGGTGGACGGGTTATCCTCGATGATAAAGAAACCGGAAAGAAGATTGTCAAGCTTGTGAAGCTAGATTGGCCCATCGCCCGAATCCCCACTCTCGCGCCTCATTTCGGAGTCGGTATGATGGGAAACAACAATGCTGAGACTCAAGCCGTTCCTATTATTGGCCTAGAGAGCTCACAACGTCCGTCTACCGAGGCTCTCGGACCCGCTGGCTCCTTTGTCAACACTCAACCCCCGCGACTGGTTGAGCTCATTGCCAAGGAACTCAACATCCAATCTTATAGTTCGATTGTCAACTGGGAACTCGAACTTTACGACTCTCAGCCCGCTCAGACTGGTGGCCTAGATCGGGAGTTCATCTTCGCTGGTCGCATTGATGATAAGCTCTGTAGTTGGGCAGCCCTTACCGCTCTCTTGGCATCTTCAGAAAACAGCGACGAGGGAGGAATCAAACTCGTCGCCCTTttcgatgacgaagaagtaGGCAGTTTATTGAGGCAAGGCGCTCGTGGTAACTTTCTTCCCTCTGTCGTTGAAAGAACTGTCGAGAGTCTATGTCCAGATGTATATGGGCCAGGACTTCAAGGGCAAACATGGTCTGCAAGCTTCCTCGCGTCTGCGGATGTTACACATGCTGGAAACCCCAACTTCCTTGAGAAATATCTATCTGAGCATGTGCCGGAGCTCAATGTTGGCGTAGCCATCACCTACGACTCCAACGCTCACATGACCACGGATTCTGTTTCTGCTAGCATTATGGAGCGGGCAGGGGAGCTTGGTGGATGCCGGACACAGAGATTTCAGATCCGAAGCGATTCAAGAAGCGGCGGAACCATTGGCCCAGCACTAAGCAGCATGATAGGCGTTAGAGCAGCAGACGTGGGCCTTCCACAACTGAGCATGCACTCGATCCGCGCCACCACTGGTGCATTGGATCCCGGCCTGGGtgtcaagttcttcaagagtTTCCTTGACAACTGGGAGAAAATTGACGCTGAGTGGCACTAG
- a CDS encoding hypothetical protein (EggNog:ENOG41), which produces MAHQSIEVAFTPIKGAELEDFLGDSNVTTTRAPHAFITHYCHLTYLERHCLRDLLFAWLEVSHNTTDLLSLCPITRSQRESFFSSIFSDWDPRKPTCSPEYIPYMETDGQFEVGVWSRDLPASSEEPELARDDGEQESTRQLPTARQAGQKAFIVPLIDDNGKKIVITFLYVDADGKFCHYPQYVTFKPGLTHEDAYMQSIKEYDEIKISRAYQYNIEAIIDTARKRIVKYCDDGVIGGRLPVTGHRIPTRVDFDPMLPKIESGDACWET; this is translated from the coding sequence atGGCTCATCAGAGCATCGAGGTGGCATTTACTCCCATCAAGGGCGCCGAGCTAGAAGACTTCCTTGGAGACTCTAATGTTACCACCACTCGCGCACCTCATGCGTTCATCACACACTACTGCCATCTAACATACTTAGAAAGGCACTGCCTAAGAGACCTACTTTTTGCCTGGCTCGAGGTTTCCCACAACACCACCGACCTTCTCAGTCTCTGCCCAATCACACGATCTCAACGcgagtccttcttctccagcaTCTTCTCTGACTGGGATCCTCGCAAACCTACCTGCAGCCCAGAATACATACCTTATATGGAAACAGACGGACAGTTTGAGGTTGGCGTATGGAGCCGAGATCTCCCAGCCTCGAGCGAGGAACCCGAACTTGCCCGAGATGATGGCGAGCAGGAATCAACTCGTCAACTTCCGACAGCCAGGCAGGCTGGTCAGAAAGCGTTTATAGTTCCCTTAATTGACGACAACGGCAAGAAAATCGTGATCACATTCCTATATGTGGACGCTGATGGCAAGTTCTGTCATTATCCACAGTATGTAACTTTCAAGCCGGGCTTGACTCATGAAGATGCCTACATGCAAAGTATCAAAGAGTACGACGAGATCAAGATTTCCCGGGCTTATCAATACAATATCGAGGCCATAATTGACACTGCTCGTAAGCGAATCGTCAAATATTGCGATGACGGGGTTATAGGAGGTCGACTGCCCGTAACGGGCCACAGAATCCCTACACGGGTTGATTTCGACCCGATGTTGCCCAAGATTGAGAGCGGTGATGCCTGTTGGGAGACATGA
- a CDS encoding hypothetical protein (EggNog:ENOG41), with product MTQETKGDVSQAGQTDPGLPPADSVQVDHASIAPNIKEEPGSLPPLVIGTRLEDFEADGGYLTSRPGGRFLNSLTDLGLYEKFNLAENLQKWVKTVKPELYGNTPPEKVSLSSKDRENFFSEVFNDWSSAADIEDMPLKPRDRDKDETRINIGRWSQDLPASKNKRKREEDGESPTKRRRRYEVRLKHQPAFFGVGIASGKGEEKVSFDIKDDSNQIAAAQYVEWNTDEDIEDLKRRALSKWERCERARIREFNKNRILISSRNYIIRAAKAGFAGMSSPAIPPRRSSSNSLSPSRSSLFSRR from the coding sequence ATGACGCAAGAAACGAAAGGAGATGTCAGCCAAGCTGGTCAAACTGATCCGGGTCTGCCTCCTGCAGACTCCGTTCAGGTTGACCATGCTAGCATAGCGCCCAATATCAAGGAAGAGCCTGGCAGTCTCCCCCCCCTTGTCATAGGCACCCGTctcgaggactttgaggcAGATGGCGGATACCTTACATCGCGCCCAGGCGGTCGTTTCTTGAACAGTCTCACAGACCTCGGTCTGTATGAAAAGTTCAATCTCGCCGAAAACCTCCAGAAATGGGTGAAGACGGTGAAGCCCGAGCTCTACGGTAACACCCCACCTGAAAAGGTTAGCCTCTCTTCGAAGGATCGCGAAAACTTCTTCTCTGAAGTGTTCAATGACTGGTCGAGTGCTGCAGACATTGAAGACATGCCACTCAAGCCCAGAGACAGGGACAAAGACGAGACTCGCATCAATATCGGCAGATGGTCCCAAGATCTGCCAGCgtccaagaacaagagaaagagagaggagGACGGCGAATCGCCTACCAAACGGCGCAGGAGGTACGAGGTTCGACTTAAGCATCAGCCAGCATTCTTCGGGGTCGGCATCGCCTCCggcaaaggagaagaaaaagtcaGCTTTGACATCAAAGATGATAGCAACCAGATTGCCGCCGCGCAATATGTCGAGTGGAATACGGATGAGGACATTGAGGACCTCAAGCGCCGCGCTCTCTCGAAATGGGAGCGCTGCGAGCGGGCCCGGATTCGGGAATTCAACAAAAACCGCATCTTGATATCGTCCAGAAACTACATCATCCGTGCTGCAAAGGCTGGATTTGCCGGAATGTCGTCCCCAGCTATTCCCCCCCGCCGGAGTTCGTCGAACTCGCTGAGCCCGAGTCGGTCTTCGCTATTTTCAAGAAGGTAG